A stretch of Coccidioides posadasii str. Silveira chromosome 2, complete sequence DNA encodes these proteins:
- a CDS encoding uncharacterized protein (EggNog:ENOG410PHDA~COG:G~BUSCO:6815at33183), with translation MPDTPVKGYSNKLLDIHTCRAIFPRGLSEERETGSVKVSSLFFTRRSRPQMSTEERQDMEDGEQDEWGGEYDPLSDPQERRVLFAALDSFSQYRRFLHRNITHRRRQSFYSLPSFHWAKLSNPPFSMLDTFNKIDDAIDTNADIAEAILATGLPSFGLAPEPAEHDPRNWRNRATPEDINKANSTIRQFFRDWSAEGQHERDISYGPVLQALRDEFGERPAPGTRVLVPGAGLGRLVFDLSMAGYSAEGNEFSYHQLIASSWVLNHTRKPEEFALYPFAMGFSNLKSRSQQLKKVMIPDVHPGSAVTAQGLLPENERTMGSMSMTAADFLIQYAEPECTNAFNAVATVFFIDTAPNLIRYIETIHNCLKPGGLWINVGPLLWHYEDRHNGSQSKSGGAETDDVEKLGIVEPGTVEFTEEEIFQLVESMGFDIRKHDKEVRECGYIQDPESMLQNTYRPSYWVAAKK, from the exons ATGCCAGATACCCCGGTGAAGGGATATAGCAATAAGCTCCTGGATATACATACATGTAGAGCTATTTTCCCCCGGGGGCTCAGCGAAGAAAGGGAAACTGGTTCCGTCAAAGTGTCATCACTGTTTTTCACTCGCCGCTCGCGACCTCAAATGTCAACGGAAGAAAGACAGGACATGGAGGATGGGGAGCAAGACGAATGGGGAGGCGAATACGATCCGCTGTCAGACCCCCAAGAGCGCAGGGTTCTCTTTGCAGCGTTGGATTCTTTCAG TCAATACCGCCGTTTTCTGCACCGAAACATAACCCACCGCCGTCGCCAATCATTCTACTCCCTGCCATCTTTCCACTGGGCAAAGCTCTCCAATCCCCCATTTTCCATGCTGGACACATTCAACAAGATCGACGACGCCATCGACACCAACGCTGACATCGCAGAGGCCATTCTCGCCACTGGCCTGCCGTCCTTCGGCCTTGCACCAGAACCAGCGGAGCACGATCCCAGGAATTGGCGCAACAGGGCCACCCCGGAAGATATTAACAAGGCGAACTCGACCATTCGCCAGTTCTTCCGCGACTGGAGCGCCGAGGGACAGCATGAGCGAGATATTTCATACGGACCAGTGCTACAGGCTTTGCGCGATGAATTCGGCGAGCGGCCCGCGCCGGGGACGAGGGTGCTAGTTCCTGGTGCCGGGCTGGGAAGGCTGGTCTTTGATTTAAGCATGGCGGGATATTCCGCTGAAGGAAACGAGTTCTCGTATCATCAACTGATAGCGAGCAGTTGGGTACTGAACCACACCCGGAAACCGGAGGAATTTGCGCTTTATCCGTTTGCGATGGGATTCTCCAACTTGAAATCTAGAAGTCAGCAGCTCAAGAAAGTGATGATTCCCGACGTTCATCCTGGCTCTGCTGTGACGGCGCAAGGCTTGCTTCCGGAAAACGAGCGCACGATGGGCTCGATGAGCATGACGGCAGCAGATTTTCTTATTCAGTACGCTGAGCCAGAGTGCACAAATGCGTTTAATGCGGTGGCAACGGTTTTCTTCATCGACACCGCACCGAATCTTATCCGATATATCGAAACCATTCACAATTGCTTGAAGCCAGGTGGGCTCTGGATTAATGTTGGCCCGTTACTGTGGCACTATGAAGACAGGCATAATGGTAGCCAGAGCAAGAGTGGGGGTGCCGAGACGGATGATGTTGAGAAGTTGGGCATCGTGGAGCCCGGCACTGTTGAATTCACGGAGGAAGAGATCTTCCAATTGGTTGAGTCTATGGGCTTCGACATTCGAAAACATGACAAGGAAGTGCGGGAGTGTGGATATATTCAAGACCCGGAGAGCATGTTGCAAAATACGTATAGACCGTCCTATTGGGTGGCGGCTAAAAAATAG